In Thermococcus alcaliphilus, one DNA window encodes the following:
- a CDS encoding radical SAM protein, producing the protein MMRIKLPNSYFEEVDNSIRLIWRNTLYADFEKALLEKAIRRKFRIKPEIHVEDGYLVVNMENEEIEKFIAFFIQSHIGEFLKSKYTRRKVIYIHEGMEVPLLGYNGFGLIDRGTNLIQIRGSTGCNVSCIFCSVDEGPYSRTRLLDYVVDIDYLLKWFDEVARFKGKGLEAHLDGQGEPLLYPFIVELVQGLRENPNVSVISMQSNGVLLNDRLVEELAEAGLDRVNLSIHSLDPEKAKMLMGMKNYDLNHVLEMAEALVNAGIDVLLAPVIIFGINDNEAEAFIEFARKIGAGKRWPALGFQNYVPYKFGRHPTVKFLSFKEFYTWLRSLEEKTGMRPLVLRPEHFGMHRRRFIPLQFHIGEVVKVKVILPGRIKGEMLGTARNRLIEIINTNAKVGEEIKVKIVRTRHGIYVGTPV; encoded by the coding sequence GTGATGAGAATAAAGCTTCCAAATTCGTATTTCGAGGAAGTTGACAATAGCATAAGATTAATCTGGAGAAACACCCTCTATGCTGATTTTGAAAAAGCCCTCCTTGAAAAGGCCATTAGAAGAAAATTTAGAATTAAACCCGAAATTCACGTTGAGGACGGATATCTTGTAGTGAATATGGAAAACGAAGAGATTGAAAAATTCATTGCCTTCTTCATTCAGAGCCACATCGGAGAATTTTTAAAAAGCAAGTACACGAGAAGGAAAGTGATATACATCCACGAAGGGATGGAAGTGCCTCTTTTGGGATATAATGGATTTGGTCTAATAGATAGGGGAACGAATCTAATCCAGATCAGAGGCTCAACTGGGTGTAATGTCTCATGCATCTTCTGCTCCGTTGATGAAGGACCATACTCAAGAACTCGGCTTCTCGACTACGTTGTTGATATCGACTATCTGCTGAAATGGTTCGATGAGGTTGCCAGGTTTAAGGGCAAAGGTCTGGAAGCCCATTTAGATGGGCAAGGGGAACCTCTGCTATATCCGTTCATTGTAGAGCTCGTCCAGGGGCTTAGGGAAAACCCAAACGTTAGTGTAATTTCGATGCAGAGCAATGGGGTGTTGCTAAACGATAGGCTAGTTGAAGAGTTGGCAGAGGCGGGACTTGACAGGGTAAACCTCTCAATTCACTCCCTCGACCCCGAAAAGGCAAAAATGTTAATGGGAATGAAAAATTATGATCTCAACCATGTTTTGGAGATGGCCGAGGCACTTGTAAATGCCGGGATTGACGTTCTTTTGGCTCCGGTAATAATTTTTGGGATAAACGACAATGAAGCGGAGGCATTTATAGAGTTTGCAAGAAAAATTGGTGCTGGGAAAAGATGGCCTGCTTTGGGCTTCCAGAACTACGTCCCCTACAAGTTTGGGAGACATCCCACAGTGAAGTTTCTGTCGTTTAAAGAATTTTACACATGGCTGAGAAGCCTTGAAGAAAAAACCGGGATGAGACCGCTTGTCTTAAGGCCCGAACACTTTGGGATGCACAGGAGAAGGTTTATTCCCCTACAGTTCCACATCGGAGAAGTTGTTAAAGTAAAAGTCATCCTCCCGGGAAGAATCAAAGGAGAAATGCTCGGAACTGCAAGGAACAGGTTAATAGAGATAATAAACACGAACGCAAAAGTTGGCGAGGAAATTAAGGTCAAAATAGTGAGAACAAGGCACGGAATCTACGTTGGGACTCCTGTTTAG
- a CDS encoding Na(+)/H(+) antiporter subunit B, whose product MVKRILAIVFILIIGFWMAKALDQVPFGEDRMLVGKYYLEHVKEETGAVNAVTAVVVNYRGFDTLGEVTVLFIASTGVAALLWRKKRKRTAKTEGSVVLTTGARLLLPFIMLFGAYIFIHGHLTPGGGFPGGATIATAFLFLYLAFTVYEIDHKIFEPLEGLAGVGYVTVGLIGLAIGGYFLFDWIWQTWGIGKENIGRLFSAGFIPIIYTLIGIKVGTELTGIVDNMVKEPEEGGQ is encoded by the coding sequence ATGGTGAAGCGTATCCTTGCCATAGTTTTCATCTTGATAATAGGTTTCTGGATGGCAAAGGCCCTCGATCAAGTTCCCTTCGGCGAAGATAGAATGCTCGTAGGCAAATACTACCTCGAGCATGTTAAGGAAGAGACTGGGGCAGTAAACGCTGTAACCGCTGTGGTCGTTAACTACAGAGGTTTTGATACTCTAGGAGAAGTTACCGTGCTATTCATAGCTTCCACAGGTGTTGCCGCCCTTCTATGGAGAAAGAAGAGGAAGAGAACGGCAAAAACAGAGGGAAGCGTTGTTTTAACAACTGGTGCAAGGCTTCTTTTACCGTTCATAATGCTCTTTGGAGCCTACATCTTTATCCATGGACACCTGACTCCGGGTGGAGGATTCCCCGGTGGGGCAACAATCGCAACAGCGTTCCTATTCCTCTACTTGGCTTTCACAGTCTACGAAATAGATCACAAAATCTTTGAACCCCTTGAAGGTCTCGCCGGTGTTGGCTATGTTACGGTTGGCCTTATAGGTTTGGCAATAGGCGGCTACTTCCTCTTTGACTGGATATGGCAAACATGGGGAATCGGAAAGGAGAACATTGGAAGGCTTTTCAGTGCGGGGTTCATACCAATAATCTATACCCTAATTGGGATAAAGGTCGGTACTGAACTTACTGGAATTGTTGACAACATGGTTAAAGAGCCCGAGGAGGGAGGGCAATGA
- a CDS encoding DUF4040 domain-containing protein: MSDWVAIFIAALMVISAIFAVEWRDLLAAVVGMAAVSLFASIAFFFLQAPDVAMVEAAIGAALSAAVFIFAIKRTERYESEEEGTGWWVRW, encoded by the coding sequence ATGAGTGACTGGGTTGCTATTTTTATAGCCGCTCTTATGGTAATCTCCGCAATCTTCGCAGTTGAATGGAGAGACCTTTTGGCAGCGGTAGTTGGAATGGCTGCAGTAAGCTTATTCGCCTCAATAGCCTTCTTCTTCCTTCAAGCACCGGATGTAGCTATGGTTGAGGCAGCTATAGGAGCCGCTTTGAGTGCTGCAGTTTTCATCTTCGCAATAAAGAGAACCGAGAGATACGAGAGTGAGGAAGAAGGCACAGGATGGTGGGTGAGATGGTGA
- a CDS encoding ACT domain-containing protein, producing the protein MWGKLEHYFDEYPVRKQIAKLLLKYGLKVSDDMKIKCGNIEVPYTKIAKALDVDRRVVKETVAMILKIPELREVYTNLEPTVHMKFVGRHVGYGVIEIEPEPRAIGILAKIASKIAERGINIVQVVAEDPELYPEATLTIITEKPIPGELINELSKLEGVKRISIY; encoded by the coding sequence ATGTGGGGCAAACTCGAGCACTACTTTGATGAGTATCCAGTCAGAAAACAAATAGCAAAACTGTTATTGAAATATGGTCTCAAGGTTTCGGATGATATGAAAATAAAATGCGGCAACATAGAAGTTCCATACACAAAAATAGCCAAAGCCCTTGATGTAGACAGGAGGGTTGTCAAAGAAACTGTTGCTATGATACTAAAAATCCCAGAGCTTAGAGAGGTGTACACGAACCTCGAACCCACAGTTCACATGAAGTTCGTCGGAAGGCATGTCGGCTATGGGGTCATAGAGATAGAGCCCGAGCCAAGAGCCATAGGGATACTGGCAAAGATAGCATCAAAGATTGCAGAGAGGGGAATAAACATTGTACAGGTTGTTGCAGAAGATCCGGAGCTTTATCCAGAGGCAACTTTAACCATCATTACTGAGAAGCCTATTCCTGGGGAACTGATAAATGAACTATCGAAGCTTGAGGGTGTTAAGCGTATTTCCATTTACTGA
- a CDS encoding Na+/H+ antiporter subunit E, whose product MGEASKISRYIYTVLILFIIWLFLTSSLDPQELTIGAIFSLVVGALTYEVFTERGLGNLNPKRVLYFIAYIPYFLWAMIMANLDVAYRVLHPKRPINPGIVECKTTLTNNVGKLTLANSITLTPGTITLDVKGDRYFIHWIDVKDKSIEGASENITKPFEKFLKVIFE is encoded by the coding sequence ATGGGAGAAGCAAGCAAGATAAGCCGATACATCTATACCGTTTTGATATTGTTTATTATTTGGTTGTTTTTAACCAGCAGCCTTGATCCTCAAGAACTCACCATTGGAGCGATATTTTCATTAGTGGTTGGAGCGCTGACCTACGAAGTTTTTACAGAGAGAGGCTTAGGAAACCTTAATCCAAAAAGGGTGCTGTATTTCATAGCGTACATACCCTACTTCCTTTGGGCAATGATAATGGCAAATCTAGATGTTGCATACCGTGTTTTGCACCCAAAAAGACCAATAAACCCAGGAATTGTTGAATGTAAAACAACACTCACCAACAACGTTGGAAAGCTGACCCTTGCCAATTCAATAACCTTGACTCCGGGTACAATTACTCTAGATGTTAAAGGCGATCGCTACTTCATCCACTGGATTGATGTTAAAGACAAAAGTATAGAGGGAGCTTCTGAGAACATAACAAAACCTTTTGAAAAATTCCTGAAGGTGATCTTCGAATGA
- a CDS encoding proton-conducting transporter transmembrane domain-containing protein, translating into MNELALVIFAPLIAGALAWLIDMKGIREILGVLGAGVSLGYTALLYQKTGEGLSFVLNLGVFKLTFALNTLNWFFLGIGALVGFSAILALVSTGRDSYEWLFALMSLSGVLGVFLANDLMTFFIFWEIMTFASFMMVLHYNRAASLKYFLLSVFGAYAMLIALGMIYAKLGTFDFAQIQQAMYKEAYAAAFGADTVFSKGESALIYLLFLIAFGVKAGMFPLHVWAPDAYSETNQSYTAMFSGVLSKAGVYGLVMLYILMGTRLAIELGGFRSTTKFGYIIAFLGGLTIIVGGLLAALQEDIRKLFAYSSISQIGYILVGIGVGTALSMQAALFHALSHALFKGLFFLIVATIVYRTGKTTFADMGGLAEKMPFTFAMAFVAILSLAGIPPLVGFASKWVLFEAVISQNLPILGGMVFFGSAIGFVYLIRFTYAVWFGQRPTDLDDTKDAPLPMAIAMAILALFNVVLGIAPGLVARELNKIFGKEVIGGNLFVLDLGFGRYNALAILIYLIVGIIIAGIIYFLGAKVRKVPVTDTYQSANPVTMEYNLTIRRNFFLPLKEALAFWLRISFDKLYRDIGAWVEDLAEVLRSYIYNGSAQSYAWYLAIILLILALWGV; encoded by the coding sequence ATGAACGAACTTGCCTTAGTTATATTTGCTCCCCTAATAGCTGGTGCTCTGGCGTGGCTCATTGACATGAAAGGCATTAGAGAGATCCTTGGTGTTTTAGGAGCTGGGGTTTCACTCGGATACACCGCTCTGCTATACCAGAAGACAGGCGAAGGCCTTAGCTTTGTCCTCAACTTGGGCGTCTTTAAGCTGACCTTTGCTCTAAACACACTGAACTGGTTCTTCCTAGGAATAGGTGCCTTGGTAGGATTTTCGGCAATCCTTGCCCTAGTATCTACGGGTAGAGACAGCTATGAATGGTTATTTGCGTTAATGAGCCTCAGCGGAGTACTTGGAGTGTTCCTCGCAAACGACCTTATGACTTTCTTCATCTTCTGGGAGATAATGACCTTTGCGAGCTTTATGATGGTTCTCCACTACAACAGAGCTGCATCACTTAAGTACTTCCTGCTGAGCGTCTTTGGAGCATATGCGATGCTTATTGCACTGGGAATGATTTACGCAAAGCTCGGCACGTTTGACTTTGCCCAGATACAGCAGGCGATGTACAAAGAAGCTTATGCAGCGGCTTTTGGAGCAGATACGGTTTTCAGCAAAGGAGAGAGTGCCCTTATATACCTGCTCTTCCTAATTGCGTTTGGAGTTAAAGCGGGAATGTTCCCACTCCACGTGTGGGCGCCCGATGCTTACTCCGAGACTAACCAGAGCTATACAGCGATGTTCAGCGGAGTTCTAAGCAAGGCTGGAGTTTACGGCCTTGTAATGCTCTACATCCTTATGGGGACTCGCCTAGCGATTGAGCTTGGAGGGTTTAGAAGCACGACAAAGTTCGGATATATAATAGCCTTCCTCGGTGGCTTAACAATAATTGTCGGTGGTCTTTTGGCAGCTCTCCAAGAGGACATAAGAAAGCTCTTCGCTTATTCAAGTATAAGCCAAATTGGCTACATACTAGTTGGTATAGGAGTGGGCACGGCTTTAAGCATGCAAGCTGCCCTCTTCCACGCTCTAAGCCACGCACTCTTTAAGGGATTGTTCTTCCTCATAGTTGCTACAATTGTCTACCGCACAGGCAAGACGACCTTTGCGGACATGGGAGGATTGGCTGAGAAGATGCCCTTCACCTTTGCAATGGCATTCGTGGCGATTTTAAGCTTAGCTGGAATACCCCCACTTGTTGGGTTCGCGAGCAAGTGGGTGCTCTTTGAGGCGGTTATAAGCCAAAATCTCCCAATACTTGGTGGCATGGTCTTCTTTGGAAGTGCAATAGGTTTCGTTTACCTAATAAGATTCACATATGCGGTGTGGTTTGGACAAAGACCAACCGACCTTGACGACACCAAGGACGCCCCGCTACCAATGGCGATAGCGATGGCGATATTGGCATTGTTCAACGTTGTCTTGGGTATAGCTCCGGGATTAGTTGCTAGAGAACTCAACAAAATATTTGGAAAGGAAGTTATCGGCGGAAACCTCTTTGTACTTGATTTAGGCTTTGGAAGATACAACGCATTGGCAATACTCATCTACCTTATAGTAGGTATCATAATCGCTGGAATAATCTACTTCCTTGGAGCAAAGGTCAGAAAAGTCCCGGTCACAGATACCTACCAATCTGCTAACCCCGTTACAATGGAGTACAACCTAACCATAAGGAGGAACTTCTTCCTTCCACTAAAAGAGGCCCTTGCCTTCTGGCTCAGAATAAGCTTCGATAAGCTTTATCGGGACATAGGGGCATGGGTTGAGGACTTGGCCGAGGTTTTGAGGAGCTATATTTACAATGGAAGCGCCCAAAGCTACGCGTGGTATCTGGCAATAATCTTGCTAATCCTTGCACTGTGGGGGGTGTGA
- a CDS encoding NADH-quinone oxidoreductase subunit K produces the protein MNPYYFASIALILIGFYAVLAKRNVLKMLVGLSIMETGVNLLLISVGYVSGRSAPILSEGITPDKAVDPIPQALVLTAIVIGVATTAMALSVVINLYEKYKTLNVEEIRRLRG, from the coding sequence ATGAACCCGTACTACTTTGCTTCAATCGCATTAATCCTTATTGGATTTTACGCAGTATTGGCAAAGAGAAACGTCCTTAAGATGCTCGTTGGGCTTAGCATAATGGAAACTGGGGTTAACTTACTGCTCATAAGCGTTGGCTATGTTAGCGGGAGAAGTGCACCCATACTTAGCGAGGGAATAACCCCAGACAAGGCTGTAGATCCAATCCCCCAGGCTTTGGTTCTTACAGCAATAGTTATTGGTGTTGCAACAACTGCAATGGCCTTGAGTGTTGTTATAAACCTCTACGAGAAGTACAAGACCCTTAACGTAGAAGAGATAAGGAGGTTGAGGGGATGA
- the mnhG gene encoding monovalent cation/H(+) antiporter subunit G, whose product MSVASIIGQALVLFGTFFYVLSSLGLIRMPDVYNRMQTATKSATLGSLGVIIGTGIWAIGEVGSYSWIPKTLIIAVFLLLTNPIAAHALIRAAYKSGVPLWEGSIVDRYKEAESSLERVEEIKEKLEEPSQEVETNE is encoded by the coding sequence ATGAGCGTTGCCTCAATAATTGGCCAAGCCCTTGTGCTCTTTGGAACTTTCTTCTACGTGCTCTCTTCATTAGGTCTCATTAGAATGCCTGATGTTTACAACAGAATGCAAACTGCAACCAAGAGCGCTACATTGGGATCCCTTGGCGTTATAATCGGAACTGGAATATGGGCCATTGGAGAAGTGGGAAGTTACTCTTGGATTCCAAAGACTTTGATAATTGCCGTATTTCTGCTCCTCACGAATCCAATAGCGGCACATGCATTAATCAGAGCTGCTTACAAGAGTGGAGTGCCTTTGTGGGAGGGCAGTATTGTAGACAGGTACAAAGAGGCAGAAAGCTCCTTGGAGCGAGTAGAGGAAATAAAGGAGAAGTTAGAAGAACCTTCACAGGAGGTTGAGACGAATGAGTGA
- a CDS encoding respiratory chain complex I subunit 1 family protein has translation MIETALKAFLILIYATFVGFMFMGIIRIVTARIHRRVGPPIYQPILDTIKLLSKKSNITHGLIYDFGVIYALGATILALMFIPLGSIGILRAYGDLILITFLLEIPMLGIMFAAMSSGNPYAGIGAQRALLTLLAIQVPLGFAIVALAEFYGTFSTYEIVMAQQTMGWSIIHLPLLLAAIAYDIVLQAMFGKEPFDIMIAPGEISLGPMVEFGGKHMGILQIQHAIALFAETLFFSNIFLGGAVVTAFSSPILNTIASLGILLIKQVAVLLVATFMGALFPRFTIDQAAKFYWKWPTIIAALGAILASL, from the coding sequence ATGATTGAAACCGCTTTGAAGGCTTTCCTAATTTTAATTTATGCGACCTTTGTAGGGTTCATGTTCATGGGAATAATCAGAATAGTTACGGCAAGAATTCACAGGAGAGTTGGACCCCCGATTTACCAGCCCATCCTTGATACAATAAAGCTTCTCTCCAAGAAGAGCAACATAACCCACGGTTTGATCTACGACTTCGGCGTAATCTACGCTTTAGGAGCGACAATATTGGCTTTGATGTTCATTCCACTTGGCAGCATTGGAATCCTTAGAGCCTATGGTGATCTAATCCTCATCACTTTCCTCCTCGAAATCCCAATGCTGGGAATAATGTTTGCAGCAATGAGTTCAGGAAACCCCTATGCAGGCATTGGTGCCCAGAGAGCACTGCTCACACTTTTAGCAATTCAAGTACCTCTAGGATTTGCTATAGTTGCCTTGGCTGAATTTTACGGAACTTTCAGCACCTACGAAATAGTCATGGCTCAGCAGACAATGGGGTGGAGCATAATTCACCTTCCGCTGTTGCTGGCAGCGATAGCTTATGACATCGTTCTGCAGGCAATGTTCGGAAAAGAGCCATTCGACATAATGATTGCCCCAGGTGAGATTTCCCTTGGACCGATGGTAGAGTTCGGCGGCAAGCACATGGGGATACTGCAGATACAGCACGCCATAGCATTATTTGCAGAAACGTTGTTCTTCAGCAACATATTCCTTGGAGGAGCCGTCGTTACAGCGTTCTCAAGCCCAATACTCAACACAATAGCAAGCTTGGGAATACTCCTTATTAAGCAGGTAGCCGTGTTATTAGTGGCGACCTTCATGGGCGCACTGTTCCCGAGGTTTACCATAGACCAAGCGGCAAAGTTCTACTGGAAGTGGCCCACAATTATAGCGGCTCTTGGAGCTATCTTAGCAAGTCTGTGA
- a CDS encoding monovalent cation/H+ antiporter complex subunit F, giving the protein MIEVYLILIALAVVLSMYRFFRGPTTADRIVAVDIMTTLTTGLMVLFALYYRRAIFLDVALVYAVLAFVGVISFARYMEGGL; this is encoded by the coding sequence ATGATAGAGGTCTATCTAATCCTAATTGCCCTTGCTGTTGTTTTAAGCATGTACAGATTTTTCAGAGGACCAACGACAGCCGACAGAATAGTTGCGGTAGACATAATGACCACTTTAACCACCGGGCTGATGGTGCTGTTTGCCCTCTACTACAGGAGAGCGATATTCCTTGACGTGGCGTTAGTTTATGCAGTTCTTGCTTTCGTTGGAGTTATATCCTTCGCCAGATACATGGAGGGAGGTCTATGA
- a CDS encoding proton-conducting transporter transmembrane domain-containing protein, whose product MSQYASLLIALPLFSAFFIPILKRISKNAVMPFLALVTLIQSGIAALVFKEVYTTGKPIIVMAGGFRPPVGINLYIGHFAALFVLVIAVASFLMAIFSIKAVSVEPKDKYAMLFLLLMLGATGMISTGDIFNLFVFMEITAISAYALTAYNKTGEASEAALKYVVLGGVGSSFFLVGIALIYGSLGTLNMAHIAQLAHLINPTAAKAGLALLIFGLAVEAEQFPLNAWAPDAYQEAPHPVTAMFSAFVVKASLYAIGRILYILSAAEGWSSILRLLIILGTLTVIIGEMSALRQSNVKRMFAYSSIAQVGLIAVGLALGTANGVSASVFHMFNHAIVKALMFLAVGYVAVELGGAEMDKFEGLGKRMPVTAFAITIGAISIIGVPLFNIFWSKMQLILAALNAQYTWVVALILGASLVEATYYIRLIHTIWFKGEGEKVKENSVLALVMLLLVALIIVIGIYPEPFWNVMQKAGNDIFNVAQYVKNVPLMGVNP is encoded by the coding sequence ATGAGTCAGTACGCTTCACTCCTCATCGCGTTACCGTTGTTTAGTGCATTCTTCATTCCAATACTCAAGAGAATAAGTAAAAATGCAGTAATGCCATTCTTGGCTTTGGTGACGTTAATACAAAGTGGAATTGCCGCTTTAGTGTTCAAGGAAGTTTACACAACAGGAAAACCAATAATAGTCATGGCCGGTGGATTTAGGCCTCCTGTTGGAATCAATCTTTATATAGGACACTTTGCAGCACTCTTCGTCTTAGTTATTGCAGTTGCCAGCTTTCTAATGGCAATCTTTAGCATTAAAGCCGTTAGCGTTGAGCCAAAGGACAAATACGCAATGTTGTTCTTGCTTCTCATGCTCGGTGCAACCGGTATGATTTCCACTGGAGACATCTTCAACCTCTTCGTCTTCATGGAGATCACTGCAATAAGTGCTTATGCATTAACCGCTTACAATAAAACCGGAGAAGCGAGTGAAGCTGCTCTAAAGTACGTTGTCCTCGGAGGAGTTGGCTCAAGCTTTTTCCTCGTCGGCATCGCCTTGATTTACGGAAGCCTCGGAACACTCAACATGGCTCACATTGCACAATTGGCACATTTAATTAACCCCACTGCTGCTAAAGCTGGACTGGCGTTGCTTATCTTTGGATTGGCAGTTGAGGCAGAGCAGTTCCCACTTAACGCCTGGGCGCCTGATGCGTATCAAGAAGCCCCACACCCAGTGACGGCAATGTTTTCCGCCTTTGTCGTTAAAGCCTCTCTCTATGCAATTGGAAGGATTCTGTATATTCTCAGTGCCGCAGAAGGGTGGAGCTCAATCCTAAGGTTGCTGATAATCTTGGGAACCCTCACTGTTATTATAGGCGAGATGAGTGCGTTAAGGCAAAGCAATGTTAAGAGAATGTTTGCCTATTCCAGTATAGCCCAAGTTGGTCTGATTGCCGTGGGCTTAGCCTTAGGAACAGCAAACGGTGTAAGCGCAAGCGTATTTCATATGTTTAATCACGCAATAGTTAAAGCCCTTATGTTCTTGGCAGTTGGCTATGTTGCAGTGGAGCTTGGAGGGGCAGAGATGGACAAATTTGAAGGATTAGGCAAGAGAATGCCAGTAACTGCGTTTGCAATAACCATTGGTGCGATAAGCATCATTGGGGTACCACTCTTCAACATCTTCTGGAGCAAAATGCAACTTATCCTTGCCGCGTTAAATGCTCAGTACACTTGGGTGGTCGCACTGATCTTGGGTGCAAGCTTGGTGGAGGCTACCTATTATATAAGGCTGATACACACAATATGGTTCAAGGGAGAGGGCGAGAAAGTGAAGGAAAACAGCGTGCTAGCATTGGTGATGCTCTTGCTGGTGGCGTTGATAATAGTCATTGGAATCTATCCAGAGCCATTCTGGAATGTTATGCAGAAAGCTGGAAATGATATCTTCAACGTTGCCCAATATGTTAAGAACGTTCCTCTAATGGGGGTGAACCCATGA